A stretch of the Amycolatopsis sp. BJA-103 genome encodes the following:
- a CDS encoding SDR family oxidoreductase, whose translation MSQKTVFVTGASAGFGVEIVRRFAADGAKVVAAARSKDRLDKLAGELGENVLPIELDVRDADAVAALPESLPEEFAEVDLLVNNAGLAKGLEPAHRAKLDDWDQMIDTNIKGLAHLTRALLPGMVERGRGHVINIGSIAGTYPYPGGNAYGATKAFVHQFSLNLRADLHGTGVRVTNVEPGMVGGTEFSVVRFEGDQGKADNVYKGTTPLTAADVAESVFWAASQPEHVNINVIELMPVVQTFSALQIHRSE comes from the coding sequence ATGTCCCAGAAGACCGTTTTCGTGACCGGTGCCAGCGCGGGGTTCGGCGTCGAGATCGTCCGCCGGTTCGCCGCCGACGGCGCCAAGGTCGTCGCGGCCGCGCGTAGTAAGGACCGGCTCGACAAGCTGGCCGGCGAGCTCGGCGAGAACGTCCTGCCGATCGAGCTGGACGTGCGCGACGCCGACGCGGTGGCCGCACTGCCGGAGTCCCTGCCCGAGGAGTTCGCCGAGGTCGACCTGCTGGTCAACAACGCCGGCCTCGCCAAGGGCCTCGAGCCCGCCCACCGGGCGAAGCTCGACGACTGGGACCAGATGATCGACACGAACATCAAGGGTCTCGCGCATCTCACCCGCGCGTTGCTGCCCGGCATGGTCGAGCGCGGCCGCGGGCACGTGATCAACATCGGGTCGATCGCGGGCACCTACCCGTACCCCGGCGGCAACGCCTACGGCGCGACCAAGGCGTTCGTGCACCAGTTCAGCCTGAACCTGCGGGCCGACCTGCACGGCACCGGCGTCCGGGTGACCAACGTCGAGCCCGGCATGGTCGGCGGCACGGAGTTCTCCGTCGTCCGGTTCGAGGGCGACCAGGGCAAGGCCGACAACGTCTACAAGGGGACGACGCCGCTCACGGCCGCCGACGTGGCCGAGTCCGTCTTCTGGGCGGCTTCGCAGCCGGAGCACGTGAACATCAACGTCATCGAGTTGATGCCGGTGGTGCAGACCTTCTCCGCGCTTCAGATCCATCGTTCGGAGTAG
- a CDS encoding alpha/beta fold hydrolase, with protein sequence MSTAELDGISVAYDDLGTGLPVVLVHGHPFNRSMWRPQAERFSLEGYRVITADLRGYGETTVVPGKTGLDVFAADIARLADHLGIERFVLGGLSMGGQIVMEFHRTYPERVLGLLLADTSPQEETEEGKRVRNETADRVLAEGIGWYADEVLTKMVSPENVRTMPDVAAHVLRMMRTTPPEGAAAALRGRAERPDYRESLKKVAVPSLVVVGTEDEFTPVSDAELMRDLIPGSTLAVIEGAAHMPNLEREAEFDAVFARFLKEVG encoded by the coding sequence ATGAGCACTGCGGAACTCGACGGCATCTCCGTCGCTTACGACGACCTCGGCACCGGGTTGCCCGTCGTCCTCGTCCACGGCCACCCCTTCAACCGTTCGATGTGGCGGCCCCAGGCCGAACGCTTCAGCCTGGAGGGCTACCGGGTCATCACCGCGGACCTCCGGGGGTACGGCGAGACCACGGTGGTCCCCGGCAAGACCGGCCTCGACGTCTTCGCCGCCGACATCGCCCGCCTCGCCGATCACCTGGGCATCGAGCGGTTCGTCCTCGGCGGTCTCTCCATGGGCGGGCAGATCGTCATGGAGTTCCACCGCACGTATCCCGAGCGCGTCCTCGGGCTCCTGCTCGCCGACACCTCCCCTCAAGAAGAGACAGAAGAGGGCAAGCGCGTCCGCAACGAGACCGCGGACCGGGTCCTCGCCGAGGGCATCGGCTGGTACGCCGACGAGGTGCTGACGAAGATGGTCTCGCCGGAGAACGTCCGCACGATGCCGGACGTGGCGGCGCACGTCTTACGGATGATGCGCACGACTCCCCCGGAGGGAGCGGCGGCGGCGCTCAGGGGACGGGCCGAGCGGCCCGACTACCGGGAGAGCCTCAAGAAGGTCGCCGTGCCGAGTCTGGTCGTCGTCGGGACGGAGGACGAGTTCACGCCCGTCTCGGACGCCGAGCTGATGCGCGACCTCATCCCCGGCTCCACCCTGGCGGTGATCGAGGGCGCCGCCCACATGCCTAACCTGGAGCGCGAGGCCGAGTTCGACGCCGTGTTCGCACGGTTCCTGAAAGAAGTTGGGTGA
- the cobF gene encoding precorrin-6A synthase (deacetylating) → MRKISAIGIGAGDPEHLTVQAVRLLNETDVFFVLDKGSEKQDLVGLRQEILDRFVERPGYRVVRAPDPERDRSPDDYRKAVADWHRLRTDVYETMIGSLGPDERGAFLVWGDPALYDSTLTLLDAVLERGNVEFEYEVVPGVSSVAALTSRHRTTMNQIGRPVLITTGRRLEAGWPADVDDVFVMLDAGCTFTKFVDAGLEIYWGAYLGTPDELLLSGPLTADLAAEIRSVRASARSRKGWIMDIYHLRRPAPRER, encoded by the coding sequence ATGAGGAAGATCTCCGCCATCGGCATCGGCGCCGGCGACCCGGAACACCTGACCGTCCAGGCCGTCCGGCTGCTGAACGAGACCGATGTGTTCTTCGTCCTCGACAAGGGTTCAGAGAAGCAGGACCTGGTGGGCCTGCGCCAGGAGATCCTCGACCGGTTCGTCGAGCGGCCCGGGTACCGCGTCGTGCGGGCACCGGACCCCGAACGCGACCGTAGTCCGGACGACTACCGGAAGGCCGTCGCCGACTGGCACCGGCTCCGCACCGACGTCTACGAGACCATGATCGGTTCCCTGGGTCCCGACGAGCGGGGCGCGTTCCTCGTCTGGGGCGACCCGGCGCTGTACGACTCGACCCTGACCCTGCTGGACGCCGTACTGGAACGGGGCAACGTCGAGTTCGAGTACGAGGTCGTCCCCGGGGTGAGCAGTGTCGCCGCGCTGACGTCCCGGCACCGGACCACGATGAACCAGATCGGACGGCCGGTGCTGATCACGACCGGCCGCCGGCTCGAGGCGGGCTGGCCCGCGGACGTCGACGACGTGTTCGTGATGCTGGACGCGGGGTGCACGTTCACGAAGTTCGTGGATGCGGGCCTGGAGATCTACTGGGGCGCGTACCTCGGGACTCCCGACGAGCTCCTGCTCTCCGGTCCCCTGACCGCCGATCTCGCCGCGGAGATCCGCTCCGTCCGCGCTTCGGCGCGCTCGCGGAAGGGCTGGATCATGGACATCTACCACCTGCGCCGCCCCGCCCCTCGTGAGCGGTAA
- a CDS encoding heavy-metal-associated domain-containing protein yields the protein MAETTYTVKGMSCGHCASSVTEEVSGIAGVSAVNVDVASGKVTVTSDTALDVHTVDAAVTEAGYQLVS from the coding sequence ATGGCCGAAACCACCTACACCGTCAAGGGCATGTCCTGCGGGCACTGCGCCTCCTCCGTCACCGAGGAGGTCAGCGGCATCGCGGGCGTCAGCGCCGTGAACGTGGACGTGGCCAGTGGCAAAGTAACCGTCACCAGCGATACCGCGCTCGATGTCCACACTGTGGACGCGGCCGTCACCGAGGCCGGTTACCAGCTCGTCTCGTGA
- a CDS encoding heavy metal translocating P-type ATPase, producing the protein MTCASCAARVERKLNKVDGVSATVNYATEKAQVDFPAAVSVDDLVGVVESAGYTAEPPKPEPDEDSTDNTDGLRRRLWVSAALAVPVIVLAMVPAWQFTYWQWVSLVLAAPVVTWGAWPFHRPAWTNFRHGAATMDTLISLGVVAATLWSLYALLFGTAGVPGMRHGFELTMERGSGSGNLYLEVAAGVTTFLLAGRYFEARSKRRSGAALRALLELGAKDVAVLRSGVESRVPIGELKTGDEFVVRPGEKIATDGVVTDGGSAVDLSMLTGEAVPVEVTIGDAVVGGTVNAGGRLVVRATRIGAGTQLARMARLVEDAQNGKARVQRLADRVSAVFVPVVIALAVGTLGFWLGAGSGADAAFTAAVAVLIIACPCALGLATPTALLVGTGRGAQLGILIKGPEVLESTRAVDTVVLDKTGTVTAGKMSLTDLHGADEVLRLAAAVEHASEHPIAHAIVAAAEERLGELPPVEGFRNVEGLGVVGEVEGKTVLAGRTALLEQRDITVGDEFAQVKAAAEERGATAIVVAWDGEARGVLVVADTVKPTSKQAVKELRALGLRPVLLTGDNTGSANAVAAEVGIDEVVAEVLPADKVDVVKRLQAEGRVVAMVGDGVNDAAALAQADLGLSMGTGTDAAIEAGDLTLVRGDLRSAVDAIRLSRRTLGTIKGNLFWAFAYNVAALPLAALGLLNPMIAGAAMAFSSVFVVSNSLRLRGFRGIA; encoded by the coding sequence ATGACCTGCGCTTCCTGCGCGGCCCGGGTCGAACGCAAGCTGAACAAGGTCGACGGCGTCTCCGCCACGGTCAATTACGCCACCGAGAAGGCGCAGGTCGACTTCCCGGCCGCGGTGTCGGTCGACGACCTCGTCGGTGTCGTCGAGTCCGCGGGGTACACGGCCGAACCGCCGAAACCCGAGCCTGACGAAGACAGCACGGACAACACAGACGGTCTTCGTCGGCGGCTCTGGGTCTCCGCCGCGCTCGCTGTTCCGGTGATCGTGCTGGCGATGGTCCCGGCCTGGCAGTTCACCTACTGGCAGTGGGTCTCACTCGTTCTGGCCGCGCCCGTCGTCACCTGGGGCGCGTGGCCGTTCCATCGCCCCGCCTGGACGAACTTCCGCCATGGCGCCGCCACCATGGACACCCTGATCTCCCTCGGCGTCGTCGCCGCCACGCTCTGGTCGTTGTACGCGCTGCTCTTCGGTACCGCCGGGGTGCCCGGCATGCGTCACGGCTTCGAGCTGACCATGGAGCGCGGCTCCGGCTCCGGCAACCTCTATCTCGAGGTCGCCGCCGGGGTCACCACCTTCCTGCTGGCGGGCCGCTACTTCGAGGCCCGGTCCAAGCGCCGCTCCGGCGCCGCCCTCCGTGCGCTGCTCGAACTCGGCGCGAAGGACGTCGCCGTCCTCAGAAGCGGGGTCGAGAGCCGTGTCCCGATCGGTGAGCTGAAGACCGGTGACGAGTTCGTCGTGCGGCCGGGGGAGAAGATCGCCACCGACGGCGTCGTGACCGACGGTGGATCGGCGGTCGACCTGAGCATGTTGACGGGGGAAGCCGTCCCGGTCGAGGTGACCATCGGCGACGCCGTCGTCGGCGGGACGGTCAACGCGGGCGGCAGGCTCGTCGTCCGCGCCACCCGGATCGGCGCCGGCACCCAGCTCGCGCGGATGGCGCGGCTGGTCGAGGACGCGCAGAACGGCAAGGCGCGGGTCCAGCGGCTCGCGGACCGCGTCTCCGCCGTGTTCGTCCCGGTGGTGATCGCGCTCGCGGTCGGCACGCTCGGCTTCTGGCTCGGGGCTGGCAGCGGGGCGGACGCCGCCTTCACCGCCGCCGTCGCGGTGCTGATCATCGCCTGTCCGTGCGCGCTCGGCCTGGCCACGCCGACGGCGCTGCTCGTCGGCACCGGCCGCGGCGCGCAACTGGGCATCCTCATCAAGGGTCCCGAGGTGCTCGAGTCCACTCGCGCGGTCGACACCGTCGTCCTGGACAAGACCGGGACGGTGACCGCCGGGAAGATGAGCCTCACCGACCTCCACGGCGCCGACGAGGTCCTCCGGCTCGCCGCCGCGGTCGAGCACGCTTCCGAACATCCGATCGCCCACGCGATCGTCGCGGCCGCCGAAGAGCGGCTGGGCGAGCTGCCGCCGGTGGAAGGGTTCCGCAACGTCGAGGGCCTGGGTGTTGTCGGCGAGGTCGAAGGCAAGACGGTCTTGGCGGGCCGCACGGCCCTCCTCGAGCAGCGCGACATCACCGTCGGAGACGAGTTCGCGCAGGTCAAAGCCGCGGCTGAAGAGCGTGGCGCGACAGCGATCGTGGTCGCCTGGGACGGCGAGGCGCGCGGTGTGCTCGTGGTCGCCGACACGGTCAAGCCGACCTCGAAGCAGGCCGTGAAGGAGCTCCGGGCGCTCGGGCTCCGGCCGGTTCTGCTGACCGGCGACAACACCGGATCCGCGAACGCCGTCGCCGCCGAAGTGGGAATCGACGAGGTCGTCGCCGAGGTGCTGCCCGCGGACAAGGTCGACGTCGTCAAGCGGCTGCAGGCGGAGGGCCGGGTGGTCGCCATGGTCGGTGACGGCGTCAACGACGCGGCCGCACTCGCGCAGGCCGATCTCGGCCTGTCGATGGGCACCGGGACGGACGCCGCGATCGAAGCGGGCGACCTGACCCTGGTGCGCGGTGACCTGCGCTCGGCCGTGGACGCCATCCGCCTTTCGCGCCGGACGCTCGGCACGATCAAGGGCAACCTGTTCTGGGCGTTCGCCTACAACGTCGCCGCGCTGCCACTGGCCGCGCTCGGCCTGCTCAACCCCATGATCGCCGGGGCCGCGATGGCGTTCTCCTCGGTCTTCGTCGTCTCCAACAGCCTGAGGCTGCGCGGGTTCCGCGGGATCGCTTAG
- a CDS encoding metal-sensitive transcriptional regulator, with protein sequence MTGYGSEREAYLKRLRRIEGQIRGLQRMVEEDKYCIDILTQVSAATKALQSFSLELLDEHLATCVVQAAAAGGEEADLKVREASDAIARLVRS encoded by the coding sequence ATGACGGGCTACGGCAGCGAGCGGGAGGCCTACCTCAAGCGCCTGCGCCGGATCGAGGGGCAGATCCGCGGGTTGCAGCGGATGGTCGAAGAGGACAAGTACTGCATCGACATCCTCACGCAGGTGTCCGCGGCCACCAAGGCACTGCAGTCGTTCTCCCTCGAACTGCTGGACGAGCACCTCGCCACCTGCGTGGTCCAGGCCGCCGCCGCGGGCGGTGAAGAGGCCGACCTCAAGGTCCGGGAGGCCTCCGACGCCATCGCCCGGCTGGTCCGCTCCTAA
- a CDS encoding YciI family protein: protein MKYMIMITMNPTAWDALPEAERDEVVARIDPFMKKLTESGELLGTQALGEPKESTVVRVRDGVPVVTDGPFAESKEYLAGFYLVECDSKERAIEIAGQIPDAHINAMEIRPVVYSSGV, encoded by the coding sequence ATGAAGTACATGATCATGATCACGATGAACCCCACCGCGTGGGACGCCCTGCCCGAGGCCGAGCGCGACGAGGTGGTCGCCCGCATCGACCCTTTCATGAAGAAGCTGACCGAGAGCGGCGAGCTGCTCGGGACGCAGGCGCTGGGGGAGCCGAAGGAGAGCACGGTGGTCCGGGTGCGTGACGGCGTCCCGGTGGTCACCGATGGCCCGTTCGCGGAGTCGAAGGAGTACCTGGCGGGCTTCTACCTGGTCGAATGCGACAGCAAGGAGCGCGCGATCGAGATCGCGGGCCAGATCCCGGACGCGCACATCAACGCGATGGAGATCCGGCCGGTGGTCTATTCGTCGGGGGTGTAA
- a CDS encoding M protein: MPGFDLAWRGFNRAQVREFVREVETELRRVAAERDEAIRRGEALAARLTASQEENRELKASVDRISRVPIAPDALQERSRRMLELTREEADDITARATEKAAEAEAERKRITEDFERAMTLRRAEAMRALAAQDEAAQARARKLLEDAAEEGERLVAEARQQADVALGLRADVLKQLVGCRELLTEADTVLAITVDPKPEVPVQRRSRSETRAGTEAAAT; encoded by the coding sequence ATGCCCGGCTTCGATCTGGCGTGGCGTGGTTTCAACCGTGCCCAGGTCCGGGAATTCGTTCGCGAGGTGGAAACCGAGCTACGGCGCGTGGCCGCCGAGCGCGACGAAGCGATTCGCCGCGGGGAGGCTCTCGCCGCCAGACTCACCGCCTCACAAGAAGAAAACCGCGAGCTGAAGGCCAGCGTCGACCGGATCAGCCGCGTGCCGATCGCACCGGACGCGCTGCAGGAGCGATCGCGCCGGATGCTCGAACTCACCCGCGAAGAAGCCGACGACATCACCGCGCGCGCCACCGAGAAGGCCGCCGAGGCCGAGGCGGAGCGGAAGCGGATCACCGAAGACTTCGAACGCGCCATGACGCTGCGCCGGGCGGAGGCGATGCGCGCCCTCGCCGCACAGGACGAAGCCGCGCAAGCGAGAGCACGAAAGCTGCTCGAAGACGCCGCCGAAGAGGGCGAGCGCCTGGTCGCCGAAGCGCGACAGCAGGCCGATGTGGCCCTCGGCCTGCGCGCTGACGTGCTGAAACAGTTGGTCGGCTGCCGCGAACTGCTCACCGAGGCCGATACGGTCCTGGCGATCACCGTCGACCCGAAACCGGAAGTGCCCGTTCAGCGCCGGAGCAGGTCAGAGACCCGCGCCGGCACCGAAGCGGCCGCCACCTAG
- a CDS encoding maleylpyruvate isomerase family mycothiol-dependent enzyme, which produces MTSSRIRVPGWNTATAAEGYRQVRENIAILLTDHAGAGGRTVPACPQWTVRDLLAHLTEICDRVITRFGGEPCPVPERASAAELLRLWLERGPEADALLAADGEGKSRGDIMVMDAFTHELDLRYALGVPPPEAHAAWLRGFEVLVSGLASSLGSHGLPGMRIEIEGATWIAGTEPVAAVLSGPPVDLYRTLAGRRSPAQIAALDWLGDPEPWLRAFTWGPFVPPDEAVESVER; this is translated from the coding sequence GTGACGAGTAGCCGAATTCGGGTCCCTGGCTGGAATACGGCGACCGCGGCCGAAGGGTATCGGCAGGTCAGAGAGAACATCGCGATCTTGCTCACCGATCACGCGGGCGCGGGCGGCCGTACCGTCCCGGCTTGTCCACAGTGGACCGTGCGGGACCTGCTCGCGCATCTGACCGAAATCTGCGATCGGGTGATCACCCGGTTCGGGGGAGAACCGTGCCCGGTCCCGGAGCGGGCGTCGGCGGCCGAGTTGCTGCGGCTCTGGCTCGAACGCGGACCCGAGGCCGACGCCCTCCTCGCCGCGGACGGTGAAGGAAAGAGCCGCGGCGACATCATGGTGATGGACGCCTTCACCCACGAACTCGATCTCCGGTACGCGCTCGGCGTTCCGCCGCCGGAGGCGCACGCGGCCTGGCTTCGCGGTTTCGAAGTGCTCGTCAGCGGCCTCGCCTCTTCGCTGGGGAGCCACGGGCTGCCCGGGATGCGGATCGAGATCGAGGGCGCGACCTGGATCGCGGGCACCGAACCGGTCGCCGCGGTGCTCTCGGGGCCGCCCGTGGACCTGTACCGGACGCTCGCCGGGCGCCGGAGCCCGGCCCAGATCGCCGCCTTGGACTGGCTGGGCGATCCGGAACCGTGGCTCCGGGCCTTCACCTGGGGGCCGTTCGTCCCGCCGGACGAGGCTGTCGAGTCGGTCGAGCGCTGA
- a CDS encoding copper resistance CopC/CopD family protein, whose amino-acid sequence MTRRLFALLALVAAWFGVAVLAAAPASAHVELLASNPADGARLTSAPALVSVTLSENIGIQPNSIKVVDQQGTNVVSGPVFQPGDVAEQVAVELEPDLPDGSYLVEYAFVSTDSHPVRGTIAFVIGTGPLITSAGAVSASTGTDPVTDALFTTFRWGSFGGVALLGGLVFVLVCRPAGRADPAARKLITTGVWLSAVTAVAGFLLQGPYVAGRGVGAVFDPALIEATLRVAYGKLLLLRLAAIVALAVIARKLLAADQPERLRSRYENFGMAAAFIVMLSFSATGHAVADKIMFLSVSADLAHFGAMAVWVGGLIQLAVLLRGKYPADEAEPALARFHPIATWSIVIMVVSGAYLGFRLVPSVEALWTSAYGIVFLLKLTGFAALLLVANLSRNAVRRGIAGRGGTGVVTADLRKLRVSVGVEVLIVAVVLALAAALSSMSPTG is encoded by the coding sequence GTGACCAGGAGACTCTTCGCACTCCTGGCCCTGGTGGCCGCGTGGTTCGGGGTCGCGGTGCTCGCCGCGGCCCCTGCCTCGGCCCACGTCGAACTCCTCGCCTCGAACCCCGCCGACGGCGCCCGGCTCACCTCGGCGCCCGCACTGGTCTCGGTCACCCTGTCGGAGAACATCGGCATCCAGCCGAACTCGATCAAGGTCGTCGACCAGCAGGGTACGAACGTCGTCAGCGGACCGGTGTTCCAGCCCGGTGACGTCGCCGAGCAGGTCGCCGTCGAACTCGAGCCCGATCTCCCCGACGGCAGTTACCTCGTCGAGTACGCCTTCGTCTCGACGGACTCGCATCCCGTTCGCGGCACGATCGCGTTCGTGATCGGAACCGGGCCGCTCATCACCTCGGCGGGCGCGGTGTCCGCGTCCACCGGGACCGATCCGGTGACCGACGCGCTGTTCACCACCTTCCGCTGGGGCTCCTTCGGCGGTGTCGCCCTGCTCGGCGGCCTGGTGTTCGTGCTGGTCTGCCGTCCGGCCGGCCGGGCCGACCCGGCGGCGCGGAAGCTGATCACCACGGGTGTGTGGCTCTCCGCCGTGACGGCCGTGGCCGGGTTCCTGCTGCAGGGCCCGTACGTCGCGGGCCGGGGCGTCGGCGCGGTCTTCGACCCCGCGCTGATCGAGGCGACCCTGCGGGTGGCGTACGGGAAGCTGCTGCTCCTGCGCCTGGCCGCGATCGTCGCACTCGCCGTGATCGCGCGGAAGCTGCTGGCCGCCGACCAGCCGGAACGTCTCCGATCGCGGTACGAGAACTTCGGCATGGCGGCCGCGTTCATCGTGATGCTGAGCTTCTCCGCGACCGGGCACGCGGTGGCCGACAAGATCATGTTCCTCTCGGTCAGCGCCGACCTCGCGCACTTCGGCGCGATGGCCGTCTGGGTGGGCGGGCTGATCCAGCTGGCCGTGCTCCTGCGCGGCAAGTACCCGGCGGACGAGGCCGAACCGGCGTTGGCGCGGTTCCACCCGATCGCCACCTGGTCGATCGTGATCATGGTGGTCAGCGGCGCCTATCTGGGCTTCCGGCTCGTCCCGTCGGTGGAGGCGCTCTGGACGTCGGCCTACGGCATCGTCTTCCTGCTGAAACTGACCGGCTTCGCCGCGTTGCTGCTGGTGGCGAACCTGAGCCGCAACGCGGTGCGCCGCGGGATCGCCGGTCGCGGAGGCACCGGCGTCGTGACCGCCGACCTGCGGAAACTGCGGGTCAGCGTCGGCGTCGAGGTGCTCATCGTGGCCGTGGTGCTCGCGCTGGCCGCGGCGCTGTCGTCGATGTCCCCGACCGGCTGA
- a CDS encoding winged helix-turn-helix transcriptional regulator, with amino-acid sequence MSTRTYGQFCGLARALEIIGERWSLLIVRDLILGPKRFTELQAGLPKIPASTLSARLNELEQSGVLRRRLLPQLDAAVVYELTEYGSELDQIVLDLGLWGARSLGQPAPEDVFTLDAAILSLYTTFQSEQAKGTHATYELRYPGEMVLHAIIEDGALKVADGAHPGADATIEPLGPFIKDLLSGELSAADAVRTGKIRIDGAFEYLELFTRLFHIPAAPQLSHGIVIH; translated from the coding sequence ATGAGCACTCGCACCTATGGACAGTTCTGTGGTCTCGCCAGGGCACTGGAGATCATCGGCGAACGCTGGTCGCTGCTGATCGTCCGTGACCTCATCCTCGGCCCGAAGCGGTTCACCGAACTGCAGGCGGGCCTGCCCAAGATCCCGGCGAGCACGCTGTCCGCGCGGCTCAACGAACTCGAGCAGTCCGGGGTGCTGCGCCGCCGCCTGCTCCCCCAGCTCGACGCCGCGGTGGTCTACGAACTCACCGAGTACGGCAGTGAACTCGACCAGATCGTGCTGGACCTCGGCCTGTGGGGCGCGCGGTCGCTCGGGCAGCCCGCCCCCGAGGACGTCTTCACCCTGGACGCGGCGATCCTCTCGCTGTACACGACCTTCCAGAGCGAGCAGGCCAAGGGCACTCACGCCACCTACGAACTGCGCTATCCGGGCGAAATGGTCCTGCACGCGATCATCGAGGACGGCGCGCTCAAGGTGGCGGACGGCGCGCACCCCGGCGCCGACGCGACGATCGAGCCGCTCGGACCGTTCATCAAGGACCTGCTCAGCGGGGAACTCAGCGCCGCCGACGCGGTCCGGACCGGCAAGATCCGGATCGACGGCGCCTTCGAATACCTGGAACTGTTCACCCGGCTGTTCCACATTCCCGCCGCGCCTCAGCTGTCCCACGGAATCGTCATCCACTGA
- a CDS encoding AfsR/SARP family transcriptional regulator: MYPGSRVSDTHHGSAPNPIQTLSASPLRFTLLGPLELLRDGIDYAPTTPKLLQVLAMLVMSPGKIVHIDTIIQELWANDPPRSVRTTMHTYVYQLRKCIDENDLAPYGETMLATKPPGYVFRIDREQVDVFEFQELQKKGRELQLRGEHAEAAKSFREALDLWAGPPLANVHCGPVLSAYAVDLVEQRRSTLHLRIEADIAAGMRHELIGELRSLVTANPLDEALHGQLIRVLGRSGRRSDALATYRQVRARLNNELGVEPCDELQILHHDLLSEGEPA; this comes from the coding sequence ATGTACCCCGGATCACGAGTATCGGACACGCACCACGGCTCGGCACCCAACCCGATTCAGACGCTGTCCGCAAGTCCACTCCGCTTCACGCTCCTCGGCCCGCTCGAACTCCTGCGGGACGGGATCGACTACGCGCCGACGACACCGAAGCTGCTGCAGGTGCTCGCCATGCTGGTGATGAGCCCGGGCAAGATCGTGCACATCGACACGATCATCCAGGAACTGTGGGCCAACGACCCGCCGCGCAGTGTGCGCACCACGATGCACACCTACGTCTACCAGCTGCGCAAGTGCATCGACGAGAACGACCTCGCCCCGTACGGCGAGACCATGCTGGCGACGAAACCGCCGGGTTACGTGTTCCGGATCGACCGCGAGCAGGTGGACGTCTTCGAGTTCCAGGAACTGCAGAAGAAGGGCCGGGAGCTGCAGCTACGCGGCGAGCACGCCGAAGCGGCGAAGTCCTTCCGGGAGGCGCTGGACCTGTGGGCGGGCCCGCCGCTGGCGAACGTCCATTGTGGACCGGTGTTGTCGGCGTACGCCGTCGACCTCGTCGAGCAGCGGCGCAGCACCCTGCACCTGCGGATCGAGGCGGACATCGCGGCCGGGATGCGGCACGAGCTGATCGGCGAACTGCGTTCCCTGGTCACCGCGAACCCGCTGGACGAAGCCCTGCACGGCCAGCTCATCCGCGTACTCGGCCGCAGCGGGCGGCGCTCCGACGCGCTCGCGACCTACCGCCAGGTGCGCGCGAGGCTCAACAATGAACTGGGCGTGGAACCCTGCGACGAGCTGCAGATCCTGCACCATGACCTGCTCTCCGAGGGTGAACCCGCGTGA